One window from the genome of Saimiri boliviensis isolate mSaiBol1 chromosome 2, mSaiBol1.pri, whole genome shotgun sequence encodes:
- the FLRT2 gene encoding leucine-rich repeat transmembrane protein FLRT2: protein MGLQTTKCPSHGAFFLKSWLIISLGLYSQVSKLLACPSVCRCDRNFVYCNERSLTSVPLGIPEGVTVLYLHNNQINNAGFPAELHSVQSVHTVYLYGNQLDEFPMNLPKNVRILHLQENNIQTISRAALAQLLKLEELHLDDNSISTVGVEDGAFREAISLRLLFLSKNHLSSVPVGLPVDLQELRVDENRIAVISDMAFQNLTSLERLIVDGNLLTNKGIAEGTFSHLTKLKEFSIVRNSLSRPPPDLPGTHLIRLYLQDNQINHIPLTAFSNLRKLERLDISNNQLRMLTRGVFDNLSNLKQLTARNNPWFCDCSIKWVTEWLKYIPSSLNVRGFMCQGPEQVRGMAVRELNMNLLSCPTTTPGLPLFTPAPSTASPTTQPPTLSIPNPSRSHTPPTPPTSKLPTIPDWDGRERVTPPISERIQLSIHFVNDTSIQVSWLSLFTVMAYKLTWVKMGHSLVGGIVQERIVSGEKQHLSLVNLEPRSTYRICLVPLDAFNYRAVEDTICSEATTHASYLNNGSNTASSHEQTTSHSVGSPFLLAGLIGGAVIFVLVVLLSVFCWHMHKKGRYTSQKWKYNRGRRKDDYCEAGTKKDNSILEMTETSFQIVSLNNDQLLKGDFRLQPIYTPNGGINYTDCHIPNNIRYCNSSVPDLEHCHT, encoded by the coding sequence ATGGGCCTACAGACCACAAAGTGCCCCAGCCATGGGGCATTTTTCCTGAAGTCTTGGCTTATCATTTCCCTGGGGCTTTACTCACAGGTGTCCAAACTCCTGGCTTGCCCTAGTGTGTGCCGCTGCGACAGGAACTTTGTCTACTGTAATGAGCGAAGCTTGACCTCAGTGCCTCTTGGGATCCCGGAGGGCGTAACCGTACTCTACCTCCACAACAACCAAATTAATAATGCTGGATTTCCTGCGGAACTGCACAGTGTACAGTCGGTGCACACGGTCTACCTGTACGGCAACCAACTGGACGAATTCCCCATGAACCTTCCCAAGAATGTCAGAATTCTCCATTTGCAGGAAAACAATATTCAGACCATTTCACGGGCCGCTCTTGCCCAGCTCTTGAAGCTCGAAGAGCTGCACCTGGATGACAACTCCATATCCACAGTGGGGGTGGAAGACGGGGCCTTCCGGGAGGCTATCAGCCTCAGATTGTTGTTTTTGTCgaagaatcacctgagcagtgtacctGTTGGGCTTCCAGTGGACTTGCAAGAGCTGAGAGTAGATGAAAATCGAATTGCTGTCATATCAGACATGGCCTTCCAGAATCTCACGAGCTTGGAGCGTCTGATTGTGGACGGGAACCTCCTGACCAACAAGGGTATCGCCGAGGGCACCTTCAGCCATCTCACCAAGCTCAAGGAATTTTCCATCGTACGTAATTCGCTGTCTCGCCCTCCTCCCGATCTCCCAGGTACACATCTGATCAGGCTCTATCTGCAGGACAACCAGATAAACCACATCCCTCTGACAGCCTTCTCCAACCTCCGCAAGCTGGAGCGGCTGGATATCTCCAACAACCAGCTGCGGATGCTGACTCGAGGGGTTTTTGATAATCTCTCCAACCTGAAGCAGCTCACTGCTCGGAATAACCCTTGGTTTTGTGACTGCAGTATTAAATGGGTCACGGAATGGCTCAAATATATCCCTTCATCTCTCAACGTGCGGGGTTTCATGTGCCAAGGTCCCGAACAAGTCCGGGGAATGGCCGTCAGGGAATTAAATATGAATCTTCTGTCGTGTCCCACCACGACCCCCGGCCTGCCTCTCTTCACCCCAGCCCCGAGTACAGCTTCTCCGACCACGCAGCCTCCCACCCTCTCCATTCCAAACCCAAGCAGAAGCCACACGCCTCCAACTCCTCCCACATCCAAACTTCCCACGATTCCTGACTGGGATGGCAGAGAAAGAGTGACCCCACCGATCTCTGAACGGATCCAGCTCTCTATCCATTTCGTGAATGATACTTCCATTCAAGTCAGCTGGCTCTCTCTCTTCACCGTGATGGCATACAAACTCACCTGGGTGAAAATGGGCCACAGTTTGGTAGGGGGCATCGTTCAGGAGCGCATAGTCAGCGGTGAGAAGCAACACCTGAGCCTGGTGAATCTAGAGCCCCGATCCACCTACCGGATTTGTTTAGTGCCACTGGATGCTTTTAACTACCGCGCGGTAGAGGACACCATTTGTTCAGAGGCCACTACCCATGCCTCCTATCTCAACAACGGCAGCAACACGGCGTCCAGCCACGAGCAGACGACATCCCACAGCGTGGGCTCCCCCTTTCTGCTGGCGGGCTTGATCGGGGGCGCTGTGATATTCGTGCTCGTGGTCTTGCTCAGCGTCTTTTGCTGGCACATGCACAAAAAGGGGCGCTACACCTCCCAGAAGTGGAAATACAACCGGGGCCGGCGGAAAGATGATTATTGCGAGGCAGGCACCAAGAAGGACAACTCCATCCTGGAGATGACAGAAACCAGTTTTCAGATCGTCTCCTTAAATAACGATCAGCTCCTTAAAGGAGATTTCAGACTGCAGCCCATTTACACCCCAAATGGGGGCATTAATTACACAGACTGCCATATCCCCAACAACATCCGATACTGCAACAGCAGCGTGCCAGACCTGGAGCACTGCCATACGTGA